In Gracilinanus agilis isolate LMUSP501 chromosome 1, AgileGrace, whole genome shotgun sequence, the sequence TCATCCACAATCACATAGTCACCAGCACTGTTGTTAAACTGGATGTTCTTCAGGAAGGAGTGCagctgaaagagaagagaaatcctCATCACTGAATTTTGTGTGAGGGAAAGATTTCTCTCAAACTACAACCTAAGAGATATGTGAGAGACACTGGACCTGTTTTGAAGTCCAATCGGATCATATTGCTAATGTAGTTTTCTACTGGGACATATAAAAGTGATCCTCTAGAACACACACCATGGTTTACATCCCCAAGTGataatataatttcataatatatataatttgtttcatTCTTGAATCCTCACTATCTTTCACCCCCTTTATCTAAATTCTTTCCAAGTATATTGATTTCATCTTTACAATACATTCTCTCCTTGTCTTCAactcccaactaaaattccaccttctaaaGAAAGATATTTCCAATTCATCTTAATTATGCTGCCTTCcttttgttaattgttttctATTCATCCTATATACAGCCTTTTGAcacatatttgttttttctttcctccatcaTTAGATTGTTAACTggattaaagtattttaaaaatcttccctaaaatttcttttttaaattaagtttatttatttatttgtaatatttttccatagttagatgattcatgttctttccctcttctcctcccaacccactcccatagccaatgagcaattgcACTGGATTTGaaatgtgtcactgatcaagaactatttccatattattagtatttgcactggggtgatcatttagagtctacatccccaatcatatcctgatcgaactatgtgatcaagcagttgtttttcttctgtgtttctgctcccacagttctttctctggatgtggatagcatctttctcataagtccctcagaattgtcctagatcattccattgctgctagtagagaagtccattacattcaattgtgccacagtgtatctgtgtCTCTGTACTTCCTTAAGATTTctatagaaattatttctattagtaaCCTCCTCATGTGAACCATATCTAAAATAATTCCAATTTTGAAATACCTAAAAATTATCATGCAGCCTATGCTTCAGTTAATTAATCAATGTTTAGTAAACACATGCTAAGTAAAACAAACTGTGCTATGTGCAGTGATGAAAGCcaggccaaaaaaaaatggaTCTCACTACCCTCAGATGATTGATTCTTTTGAACAACCTGAAGTGGATACATGTTTATCATGACATCATTAACATATAATTCTTTACACTTTTCACTCATCTGTTTTTCCCCTtttggaaaaaatggaataaattaaacCTCTTTTCCATATGAAAGTCATTCAAATTCTTGAACAAACCTCTCATgactccttcctttgaatgttCTCTTCAACAGAGCaaactttccagttctttcaactCATCATTATATGATACAGAGAAAGAAGTCCCTTCAATTAGCCATCTTCAAATATGTTCTCTCCCACTTTAATATGAAACATCAGCTATTCACCTACTACATTTCTTTAAATCTCAAAAAAATCCATTTAGtacatggaagtctttccaactCCTTTTAAATTCTAGTGGGGCCCcccttttcattctttatatttattttcaattttaaactATGAATCAATTTATATAACtgacaaatattgaaaattaagtTACGGCATTTAAGGAACATCTAATCAAagaatttgaaagttggaagggaattcattagccATTTTTTCCTACCCATACCACAAATACATCATTACTGCACCATAGCTTAAAAATGGCAATCCATACAATATTACCTGCCATGAGTGAAAGACTAAATATTCTTCATGTCCcatcaaatttttttctgattttctcagaaATACTTCATGGAGAGCCCAAGCTACAGCATAGACAGTGTTGTAGATGGTGTAACTCAAGCCAGACATGGTCATATCAAAAGAACACAGAGGCAAAGTCTGCAAAGAAGCATTTGGTGAACATATACCTTGctcttcattttctagttgaTCTGAGCACCTAAAGACTGACAACCAGAATCCCCTAAGTAAAATATCATTTGGATATTTAGAAGGTTTAATTGTCCTAAGAAAAATCTGGAACCCAGGGACTTCACTTGTCGAGTATGAAAATGTGAGAGCACCATGAAAATCATGACCTTGACGATAGCCAGGTCTCATAGTAATATCCCAGTGTGATGTAGCAATCCACACCTTCCTTATACTCAATATAGGAAGTTGTGAGTATCTCAGAATCATTAATGAATCCGCATCCCCATGGACAACAATCACTTCACTTGATGATTCTAGGATCCTGGCCATGAAGTTTTCATGTGATTCTTTATGTCCTCTTTCACTGACAGGGATCTTCTCTGTGAAGGACACACAGACTCCATTCTTTAACATTTTCTCTCTTATCTCCCACAGAAATGTCTCACCTCTTATATCATCTGTGGCAACTAGACCTATCCAGTTCCATTTAAAGTATACCATCAAGTGGACAACACCTTTGTGAAGAGAAGAGTCTTTAGGAGCCATCTGATAGAGGGAAGGAAACTGAATCTTGTCACTAAGAATGGGATCAAATGGACCATAGCTGATCTAGATGAGAAAGAATCATGGATCAGTTTGGCCCCTGACACTGTTGATAGAATTGAAACAAAATGCAATTTTATGAATTGGCATTTTTGTTTATAGAATACATTATGTATCCTACAATACAGTTTATGATAGGTGGTATTTTATTCTCTGAGTCTCaaaattcattcctttttatGAGCCCTCAAAAAGGCAATAATTTAGCAAAGACAGACTTCTGAGAACCTGTTGTTATCTATATTCTAGTCAATGTGCTTTCTCTATACTTTCCAAAGAAATCAAGATATATTCTTCTTAGTTTTCTTGTTAGTACACAGTAGATTTCAAGATTAAAccttttatatgattttttgtGTTGGAcaatgttcttatttttttaattaaaaaacacatGAATGGTATTCAGTATGGTATTTAAACAATATATAATTACTCTATAAATCTTCATTGGATTTAAGTGTTATATTTCAAATAAGAATATCTAATTTTctctaagaaaatgaaattttggtTCCTGATTTTGTCAAAAGAGGATTCTGAAAGTGAGAAAGGAACTTattacaataaaaacaaaacaatgtacaTAAAGTATTCCCCCTATAATGTAGCTCAGCCATAAATATCTATGCTATGGTTGAAGATTTCCAATGAATATGACCTTATTACCACTAATGACAGCCCATTCTTCTTCACACACATTTGAAATCATTATGATTGTTAGGAAATAAAAGGTCTTTTTGTCTAACCTACATTTTTTGATAACTTCTAAAAACTGTTATTGGTTCTACCTTTCCACATCACACACTATAAATATCATCCCACCATCACATTGACAAACTTTCAAGTATTAGAAAACAGCTATCATTGTCCCTTTGGGCATTTGCCTCTCTAATTAATAGTATCTTCTTTAGTTCTTTCAGTGAATCCTTATATAACATAGACATATAAGACCCTTCATCATTCATCAGTCCCCCTCTGAAACTCTCTGATTTAACATTAGTTTTCATAAAGTATTGATCCCCAAGCCAAGTACAATACATAAGACAAGGTTTGAGGGAAGGAATTAGAGGTAAATCACTTCTTTATTTCTAGTAGCTTCCCTTTCATAATGCAGCTCTAGATTACTTCACCAATatcaaatgaaggaataaaagaacACAGAAGTGCTGCACTGTTGCTTACTTAATCTCTCATTAAATTTGAATGATTAAAAATTGTGCTATATATGACTTTCCCTTCTGGTATCAAGATTATGCTGTAAGGAATACACTGAGCTCACCCAAACCCACTTCCAAAAAAATTTCATGTAGTAATCAAGACTGTTAATGCCTATGGGATGAATTTACCAATCAAATTGAGGAGTATAGTAGAATGGAGTAATACCCCAAAGCACACAATATTCtgtgtaaaagaaaaacatttaaactaGGGAGTCACACAGATTGTAGGTAAGGAATTGAGGAAGAATTTATTGTGCTTcagtgaaagtaaaaaaaaaaaaaagaaaaagtcgggatagcattctttatctcaaccaaagcaatatatatatatatatagcctaaTCAAAAAATAGGAAGATAGAAATTATGTCATGATAAAAAgcacaatgaaataatatcaaaactAGACATATGTATACCAAATAACCAATTCTTTATatagattggcaaattgtgcatggaGACTCATTTTAAATGGCTCAAAATTCTACccctggccctattttatctcagaagcagacccagaggtgatttacacatctcaccatttgagatgttATTTGGACATACACCTATTCAGGCGCAACCATTTTTACCCCTGCCTATAATTCACTTTTAAGAGGGTATACAACCATTGCCACATATATTAGATGATTACAAATTAAATTGCAagaactccatgactctggagTTGCTTTTGAGGCAGGCCCCATACACTTCTCATTTtgtgatttaaactcaggtcataGCATCTATATGAAGAATTTCAAACATACTGGGTTGCCTCAATCTGCTTAAGATGGACCATTTCAAGTCCTACTGACAACACCAACAGCCCTTAAAATTGGGAAGAGgaactcatggattcattgttgCCATGTAAAATGAAGAACCTTCTGTTGATAATGAATTATTGTCTATACTGATTGTATCTGACTATTGATTATATTTGATTAAGACTCCCCTATTGCTAGATTTATACTATTttgttccattatattttattaatcctTATACTTTAACAAATTGCCCTAGTAGAACAACATATATACTACCAAAAACCCCCAATAATATCTGTATTGATGACCTATATTAACTTGATGTgccttttataacattttgtgccttttatgaattttttttattttttagaatatattattgcttttatgcCTCCATTGTTTTAtatacctcatttgcactcacaatGTGGATCATTGcaagttaaagaagaaatgaatcttACTTTTTGGCATGTAGCCTCTATATTTTACCTCTATGATTTGTAAAATATAGacgatttttatatttttcagtattgtttttcttcctgcatgtgtgatacagtatttgatttatctctcatttttttatatttgaagcaCGTATCACCactatttaaaagattttttaactgttttaatTTTAGCAATAGAATGAGCTAAGATGCCCATTTCCTAGTAtataaatgcatacccaaaaagctttggaaTATGGTAActacttatttaaatattatgagacttttgcttggTAAATATGtctaaatcaaagaaaaaactgtCCACAGAGGAGCACAGAAGTTAACCTCTATATTGTGAAAGAAGcacaaaggaaaaagagacaaaaccaGTCCTAAGAGAATTGATGACATTCTGTGAAAAGAGTGTGAGAATTTGATAAtgtgtgagacttgaggttgcAGCTGTGTTAAATGCAGGATATCTTTGTACCACACTCTTTATCAAGTATATAACATCAATTGTTTTTACTCCACTATCCTGAAAAGCAAGGAAAATGGTTAAACCatggaatgctatttcccatttcctttgagatctagtctctttttctattttcttacaTTATGTGGTAACTTACAGTAGTCCTTCTCAATGGCTAAAGACCTCAAATATTCTTTAGGTAGATCTATAAATAGTATTTTAGGAGTTAATGATTCAGCCTATTACATGAATATCCCTACGCATATCTAAATGATAAATAATGAATTAGGTGGTGGTCCATCAAAATAGCCATCCCTCCACATGCCCATATAATAAGGCTCATGTGGACTGGAAAAGAATCCATGTCCCCTNNNNNNNNNNNNNNNNNNNNNNNNNNNNNNNNNNNNNNNNNNNNNNNNNNNNNNNNNNNNNNNNNNNNNNNNNNNNNNNNNNNNNNNNNNNNNNNNNNNNNNNNNNNNNNNNNNNNNNNNNNNNNNNNNNNNNNNNNNNNNNNNNNNNNNNNNNNNNNNNNNNNNNNNNNNNNNNNNNNNNNNNNNNNNNNNNNNNNNNNNNNNNNNNNNNNNNNNNNNNNNNNNNNNNNNNNNNNNNNNNNNNNNNNNNNNNNNNNNNNNNNNNNNNNNNNNNNNNNNNNNNNNNNNNNNNNNNNNNNNNNNNNNNNNNNNNNNNNNNNNNNNNNNNNNNNNNNNNNNNNNNNNNNNNNNNNNNNNNNNNNNNNNNNNNNNNNNNNNNNNNNNNNNNNNNNNNNNNNNNNNNNNNNNNNNNNNNNNNNNNNNNNNNNNNNNNNNNNNNNNNNNNNNNNNNNNNNNNNNNNNNNNNNNNNNNNNNNNNNNNNNNNNNNNNNNNNNNNNNNCCACTCAGTCTAGCCCAAAATCAACTGCCTCAGTCATAGACAGATGGAAAACTTCTACCATCAGAAATGACTTGTTCCTCTGTACAAGCCAAAGCTCTGGTCTGCCTGCCACACCTAAAGAAACACAATACAAAATTAGGGAGCCCCTGTTCAAAACAAGGATAATGGTGCAAGAACACTGGAGGATTTTGTAGTTTCACCAGGTCTTAAACTGAACTCTCATAGCACCCTCATTTTTCCTTCCTGATGGCAATCACTCCTACTTAGGCTCCAGAGAAGTCTTGGTCCCTGAAGAATCCTGGCGACCAGACTGCCTGGGGCATCTACACCTGAGTCTCTGCATccaagaggacaaaaaaaaacagaaaaacagaaacccAAAGTtatacattcttttttctcttattcccaCTAGTAGAAACAGTAGAGAAGGACATTCTCAGGAAAGTAACTTCTGAGCCTTAGGTTCTGAAAATCATCTTTGATGACTATATCTCATAAAAATGTTCTCATGGGGGACcagattcttaaaaataaaaactttcaataATGGGAACTTCTGTGGTTAACTTATAATACTGCTAGTCTTGATGTCTCCCAAATTCCCTGCATCAGGTTCAAAGTAAGACTCAAACTCATAACTCAGTGTAATCTATTATAAAGTGCTATTATTCTATGTACAATGCTTGCAAATCCTTCCTTCTACTTCTACCCACACTTCATAGACAGGACTACAGAATCATTGTCTCAGAAATAAAGAGGCCTTAGAAATTATTTAGCCTAATAGGTTAATGGCACAATTCCCCTTTCTGATATCGAGTATTCCAGACACCAAGATTCATATTATTTACCAGAGTGAGATTAAAATGACATGCTCAAATCACATATGATAAACCTGCTAGCAATTTAGGCATTTGTGGAATTGATTCAGTGATTCCTGACTATGACGTTTCTTCTTCATGCATATGAATCCATCTAGCATGATTTTCAGAGATGCctaaaggagaaagagatatTGGAGATGGTTAGTTAGGTAGTTAGGGAGAGAGATAGATGGGagtgggggagaaagaaagaaagagagagagattaaatagaCTGGTAGTCAGACCATTTATTATTCCTTACTATGTGCCTTAGTGTGCTAAGGTCTGGAGACTAACTACAAAAAAACAAGACAATTCTTGTCATTAAGAACATCATAACACATAACACAGTGGTATTGGAAGGCAGTAGATGGGTAAAGGCTATAGGAAATGGCTTAGAGGGTTTATTCCTTCCCAGATAAGGCAAAAAGTTCTTTTATCATCTATTTGGGAAATATAATATCAGTAATACATCACCTTACCTATACAGTTAAAGAGTGTCATATAAAGTGATAGTAAAAGATCATGATTGGCAGAATGCAAGGAAGACTTTCTGGAGAGAGTGATTTTTTGCATTAAACTTTAGAAAAGGGATAGAATTTCCACTGACATTGAAAAATAGAAgatatatacgtgtatatacatatatataaattattaataaagaaaaattatggaGCATGAAGTATATTTAAGTAGAGGAGGGATGTGTTCAGACCTGGGGGGTAAATGAAATAGTTAGCCAATGGTAGCCCAATTCTTGCAATAAATTCAGCACCTTTTGACAGTCCACATGGTGGCTGGTAAAACTGCTTCCAAAAGTGAGTGATGAAGTCCCAAATTCCTTCTCTGCTTCAGGGAACAGAGATCAGCTATCCTCTCTTTGTTTCATGGCAGCTTACTTCATTTTCATGCAAAGATTTTTATGAGAACTAGATCTTCAAgtgaataagaaatttaaaaagaaatggactcttttttttcagtgttcaGTGAGGCATGAACTACCACAGTATTCTAGGTGGGAGAATAGGTAAAATCTATTATTTAGCgcaatgctttttctttctcccccactGTTGTGTGGCCAAGAATGCACTACACCTCTTTTGTTGACTCTTAAAATTGTATTCTTTATCTCAGATGTTTTAGTAAAGGTCACATATACAACGAGGTTATGACCTTGTTGCTTTGGAtaatcaaaaaatattcatagatctTTTAGCATCTTTAGACAAGTTCAGTGAGTGATGTACCTTGAGAAGCGACCTACTTAATGAATCTCGGCAATCAATTGACCCTTGTCACTTGGACCTGAGGAACGCTGTCTTGCAATAAGAATGCAAGATtgcacactggctatgccacatAAAAGTGTATTTCATTGGGAGAATATTTTTCTGTAGTCACTGGTTTGAGCCTATTTTCCTCCATAACTGAATGGGTTTGTTGGAGGGAGAAACAATATCAAGATGGAAGAATGTAACTGTATATTTGTCCCATTATTATAGACTGAAATTCCATTTGCTTAAATGGTTGTCGCAACAAATTGATACCTTCTATCCAGCTTGAAGTACACTACAATCCCaagatctcttttaaaaaaaacctactgTCTCACCATCCTTCCAACAGCAGCAcatacttgtgaagttgatatTTCGAAGCACAAAATAGTATTTACATTATTTCTATCAAAAATTACCTAATTTGACTTGAACCAACATCCTAGCCAATCAGTGTATTTTATTGATCTTTAAGGGATTTGCTGAAATTAACATACAAATCATTAGAGAGGGATGATTcataagaattcagagaaaatagCACTTTGGGGGAAAATAGCTTCATCAGTACGAGATCATTCCTGACttaatatatttctcattttcaaaagGTTACTAAAATTCTTAATCATAGTAATGTTGTACAGACATTTTTCCTAGGATTTGGTCAAGAATTTGTTGaagtttctcttgtttttctccaaaaaagaaatccttaacCTTTCATCTTGTAATCAATATGGTATTTTGgtttccaaggctgaagaggggTAAAaacaaggcaatgggggttaaatgacttgcccaaggtcacaaagctaggacgTATCTCcaactagatttgaatccaggacctctgatctcttagcctggctctcaatctcttGATTCTTCCCACAtcatataattcttttaaaaatataattattttatttttaaaaacattttccatggttacatgattcatgttccccaTAATATTAttcttatgtaaatatataaatatgtgaatTAATTATTGAACATTTCAATTAATTTCATACAGGTTTAAAGTCTAGGCCAaaatggaattgcttatcaactgtGGGAGgcaaggaggaaagagggaaaggagataatatgaatcatataactttggaaaacataggTATAAGTTTGTTTTTGGCATAAAATAgagatataattaaaataaacaaataaagtcTAGGCCCAACATATAGTTAATGATTTAATACCAATGTAAAAGAAAATCTCAATTAGAGAACCCAGTACTATGTAtttggaattgttttatttttatttatttttctcaataaaattttaaaatagcttttagTTTTTgcgttatttttttcattttaagtttgATATTTTCATCTTCTCTCCTTACACTTTCCTTttaatgagaaagaaagcaatttgtaggtaaaataatataaatgtgcacatattcataaaataatgtgaaatcaagcaaaacaattccATAGTAGccattttataaaaggaaatagacaaaaaaattttccaaagaaagaaggctttttttttttaagcctgcttaaaatttcatttggaatccATTAGTTCTCCATCCCACTATGTGTGTAGAGAGCATTTTTCACCACAAATAAGATGACtgtttcacagctgatcattgtacgaCACTGcttttactatgtataatgttctcctggttctgcttactatGCCTGGCTtcactttatataagtctttccttcttttttcttttttttcctggaacCATCCTGAACATAATTTCTTAAAGTAATATGATATTTCATGAATATCTTATAttcattcttttcccatttgatgggcatcAAGTCAGTAtccaattctttatcaccacTGTGTCAtagaaattgcagagtggaattccaatTGCAAGAAAGTGGGTCAAGCCTCAGCTGAGAATTCCAGGAGGCCCcctgagaactctgggtgagggggcagtttaaggcagttaagggcagcAGATTTCTGGGGACAATGAGTACACCAGCTGGGGATCCCTTTTGGCCCCATTTTGGATCTTTGGACTTTAAGTTGAAATTAGCTATTGGAAATAaaaaactcaagaagataagttaCTGATGTCTTTCGGTTGTATTTCTTGATGAACCTACAAAGATTCAACCAAGAAGTCAAATTTTTAATCAATATTCCACTGTCTTTTCATACCCTTATCTCTTTTCAgagaccctctctgctcctttttctctgaCCTCTCCCCTATTGCGTCAGCCtgcatattctttcttttttcagggACTATCCCTAAAGTTTCCTTTGTCTCTCCTTCCCTGACACAATCTTTCCCCTCGTGACCACATCCATGCTTTATTTCTATTCCTGGGCTTTGTCATTCTACCTCATCCCTTGAAGCTGTCACCATTTCCAATTCTTCCCCCATCTCCAGATGGGTTCAACCACTCTGACCCCACCTGTTCATTCTGCTCTGACCTCATCCTCCTAGCCTACTCTCTATACCCCTTCTCTGCCAAGAGGAAATCCAACCCCAGAGCAGCCTATTCTCTCCCACAGATCTCAGCATATGGTGGAGGGACACATCCAGCTTTGACTTGTGATCCAATCATTGTTCTCAGACAGTTTGAGGCAATTTTTCAGAGGTTTAATCCAAACTGGGGTGATGTAATAGATCTAACGTGTGCCTTATTCTCTGAGGGAGAAAGACGGGAAATTTTTGAGGTCATCAATAACTCTCAGAATGAGGATGGGAAACAGTGGCCATTACTAGGACCCAAAATGAGACCTATTTTAGGATACATGATGCTAGGGAGGctttgctaaaaggaatgaaATGCTGCTCTATTCACCCAGCAAATTGGCACGAATCTGAATATGGTTCTCAAGAAGATAACAAGTGCCCCAACCAGTCTGGGGATCAAATATGTACAGCAGTTAAAAGTTATGCAGGGGTCTTCGGTGGAAGAGGGTGTCTGGTGAGggaccttttctggttcatggaggagtgttggaatgctgagactctggtgagactgctttaaatatcttctttgaattccacatggaagCTACTCGCCGCCACAGAAGAGTGCAACCAAGGGATGGCTTTCTCTCTAGTTGAACATGGAGGCCTCAGGATCGGATGAAGTCGACAAGCTGAAAACTAAGTTTATGTCAGCATGGAACAACATGAAATACAGCTGGGTGTTGAAAACAAAGACGTATTTCAGCAGAAATTCACCAGTATTATTGCTGGGGAAATGTTATCATTTCAAGTCTGAAGAAGAAAACGAGGCGGCCCCCGTGGGCTCGGGCCGGGCCGGAGAGAACGAGCACGCGGTCCTTTACGGGAACGTAGAAGAATTCCGGAGAGATTTCATCTCCAGAATCTGGCTGACCTACAGAGAAGAATTTCCCCAGATTGAGGGCTCGGCCCTGACAACGGACTGCGGCTGGGGCTGCACGCTGAGGACTGGCCAGATGCTCTTGGCTCAAGGACTCGTCCTCCACTTCCTTGGCAGAGCCTGGACCTGGCCAGATGCACTAGACGTTGAAAACTCAGATTCTGAATCATGGACTTCTCACACCGTAAAAAAACTCACAGCATCGTTTGAAGCATCCCTTACAGGAGAAAGAACACCCAAAGTCCCATCGTCCGTTCTGAAAGAACCACGCAGGACAGTCTCCCATGATGAAGATGGCAGAAACGAGCTCTGCCACAGGAAAATCATCTCATGGTTCGGTGACTCCCCATTGGCCTGCTTTGGTTTGCATCAGCTAATTGAATATGGGAAGAAGTCTGGGAAAACAGCTGGAGATTGGTATGGCCCAGCTGTTGTTGCacacattttaagaaaagctGTGGAAGAAGCCAGACACCCTGATTTACAAGGAATCACCATTTATGTTGCTCAGGATTGCACAGTGTACAAAGCTGATGTCATCAACAAGCAGTGCATTTCTGCGGGCCTGGAGAACACCAAAGACAAAGCCATGATTCTGCTCGTTCCTGTTCGCCTCGGAGGGGAGAGAACCAACATGGACTATTTAGAATTCGTGAAGGGAATTTTAAGCCTTGAATATTGTGTGGGCATCATTGGTGGAAAACCTAAGCAGTCCTATTACTTTGCTGGATTTCAAGATGACAGTTTGATATACATGGACCCTCATTACTGCCAGTCTTTTGTAGATGTCAGCATAAAGGATTTCCCTCTTGAGTCATTTCATTGTCCTTCTCCAAAAAAGATGTCGTTCCGGAAAATGGACCCCAGTTGCACCGTAGGATTTTACTGTAGAAACATCCAGGACTTTGAGCGGGCCTCTGAAGAGATCACCAAGGTACTGAAGGCTTCCTCCAGAGAGAAATATCCATTATTTACTTTCGTCAAAGGCCATGCCAGAGACTATGATTTTACCTCCACTCCAACCAACGAAGACGACCTTTTCtcagaagatgaaaagaaaagattgaaaaGATTTAGCACAGAAGAGTTTGTCTTGCTCTAAGGACATTTTTCATTAGAGTATTAGTAGCGATTCAGAACAttcctttgaaaataaaaaaaaaagaaaaaagagaaacccGCAACACAGAAACTgatctatttttgtaaatattttagtgATTTTGTAAACGTTCTTTCACAAAAGAGCATTTGAAAATATACATTGTAAAAGATGTGCATATTTCTGAAAGCAGACTGATCGAAAGAATCTCTGTTGCTGATATAAATCTGGCAGTCCTGGTGAATGCTGAGTGGATGGTGGATGATCTGTGTATGTGTTTTCTGACTGAATCCCCCATATTCCTGTCAACCACGAGCTGCCTGGGGGTTTGGTTTGGCACGTCTGTGATCTTGGAGCTGAGGCCACCACACACCATCCGCGATTTAAACTTGTCTTACTGACGGACGAGACCGGACAATGAACCCCTGATGTCTCCTGCCTTCCGTGCCACATGTTAATACAACCAGAGGCTACACCTAGGTCTACCTTGTTAAATCTAAATAGCAGTTATTCATTGTAACGGATGTAATTATATAGTCAGAATTGTGAGTTAAGCTACTCCTTAGCAATATGATTTTATAATGGCTGCTCCTTAAGCTTAACATGGAAGCCTCTTATGAGAAGTGACTATGAAGTATTGACTTTCCCCACAATTTTTAAAGCTGATGTTATTAATATTAACTGCAACCAATCAGGCCAGATAAAGGCAATTATTACATGG encodes:
- the LOC123232466 gene encoding cysteine protease ATG4C-like — encoded protein: MEASGSDEVDKLKTKFMSAWNNMKYSWVLKTKTYFSRNSPVLLLGKCYHFKSEEENEAAPVGSGRAGENEHAVLYGNVEEFRRDFISRIWLTYREEFPQIEGSALTTDCGWGCTLRTGQMLLAQGLVLHFLGRAWTWPDALDVENSDSESWTSHTVKKLTASFEASLTGERTPKVPSSVLKEPRRTVSHDEDGRNELCHRKIISWFGDSPLACFGLHQLIEYGKKSGKTAGDWYGPAVVAHILRKAVEEARHPDLQGITIYVAQDCTVYKADVINKQCISAGLENTKDKAMILLVPVRLGGERTNMDYLEFVKGILSLEYCVGIIGGKPKQSYYFAGFQDDSLIYMDPHYCQSFVDVSIKDFPLESFHCPSPKKMSFRKMDPSCTVGFYCRNIQDFERASEEITKVLKASSREKYPLFTFVKGHARDYDFTSTPTNEDDLFSEDEKKRLKRFSTEEFVLL